gggagagagagggagggagagagagggagacagagagagggagagagagggagacagagagagggagagggagggaaggagggggagggagggggagggaggaggagggagggagggagggagggagggagggagggagggagggagggagggagggagggagggagggagggagggagggagggagggagggagggagagggagagggagagggggacagagagagagagagagagagagagagagagagagagagagagagagagagagagagagagagagagagagagagagagagagagagagagagagagagagaaaatgagaaagagaaagggacagaaaatgagagaacaagaaagaaagagagagagagagagagagagagaaaatgagaaagagaaagggacagaaaatgagagaacaagaaagagagagagagagagagagagagagagagagagagagagagagagagagagagagagagagagagagagagagagagagagagagagagagagagagagagagaaagagagaaagcgaatcagCAAGAATGGGAAAGATAAGTAGACAAGAAGACCGATGTTTACAGCTGGAAGTAATTTCATTTCGCAAAgaattattactgcttttatcattCGCTGTTCCTTTCACAgtggaaatgattttttttctcttttttacttctatTCCTTTCATAAATATAAGTAACTACAACCTGTTCTCGTATTCCTTAGTTCACCCTGGATTTTGTTGttagaaaagatatatatttttgtgtgtatacatcagaATATATAagcttaaaacaaaataaactccTATCCCCTACATCAATCTAAGGCCTAAATCATTAAAAGGGAAGAgcaacatacaaaatatattatcataaaaacattacaaaaaataaaaagaaagaaaaagggtataAATAGACACCAGCACACATCAAACTTTCTCAAAAATCTTGGCAATCTCCAACGCCACTTTCCTGAGGGCAACACTCTGCATGTTGCATATCACCGACACCACGACACCCTTAGGGAgtttcccctctccgtcctccttcaGCACCCCAGATTGAGGCAGTATGAGAAGGATACTGCTAGCACCTATAGCGCCCCCAGAGTGAGATGCACACTGCCTGCTCTCATGGCAAAACGCACACTTGATACTGTCCTCGACAGCACCCCAGCCGAGCCCATACCCACTGGAAGGATTAGGGCCTGATACTGGGGTCCAGAGTTCCTTCATTGTTTTCCACTTTAGGTAACCAGGCAGTCCTGACAAAGAAAGATAAGTGCTTGTTGTAGAAACAGTATGAATTAGGAGCAATAATTCCATAGTGTAAAATATGCATAGGTTTTGATATAACAACTTCATCAAAATTATGTAATTTTTGTAACGATATTTGTGAAATTGTGATATGAACATTGaaagagaaatagtaataatgataagagaggatggagagtaagagggaaagagagaaagagagaaagggagaaagagagaaagagaaagagaaagagagagagagagagagagagagagagagagagagagagagagagagagagagagagagagagagagagagagagagagagagagagagagagagagagagcgagaaagaaagagaaatagcaaaagaaaaaggaaaaaaaattaatctgTATCTATGACAAGGCAATCTACTCTCATTAATCAGGCAACAAAATGACTCCCTTTGACACTTTCTTCAAATTCACAAATAAACACTGGTACACAAGTGCAACACCACacatatcatacaaatatatataactgcctcACTCTTAATATGAACATTACCTTCCTCACTCTGGTGTTGACTTGAATACAGCATTGCATTCCCGAATTTGTTGAGGTCTTGTACAGTGGAGAGAAAGCCGCCCCCAGCCCACTTGTACGAGTTGTCAACGTAAGGAGCGTTTTGCAGCCTTCCGTGCTTATCCCGTGTGTAGAATCTGCAGGAAGGAGAGCAATTGTATaatgcacagaaaaaaatatatatacttttttttaatcttgaatttatgatgaaaaaaaaaatatgaataagtaatATCAAATTTATGccattaaatgaatgaaaaagtggCACTACTCTTTACAGATGTCAAAAACGCATACGGAACCCCATTACTCAACAAGAATAGACATTTAAGAATACTTCCTACTAACTTGGATCTATTGTAGATGATAGGAGTATAGACATCCAGGTAGGTGTTCTCTAATCCCAGTTCGTGAAACAACTGTGCGATGACTTTGGTGAATGGCTTGCCTGCTGCGCCTTCGACCACGCCACTAACAACCGTCCAACCGTGGGTCGTGTAGAGGTAACCAGTGCCTAgaaataatgtcaatattagAGATTTCATtaggtatttatataaaaaaagttaaaatctattatatctattttgtAGAGCGATCAAaccttttgtatttttatatttccacTGTAAATAAACTTGAATACTCTAGAGTTCACAGAAGTCTTTGGTAATCCATTAAGTTTAAATGTTTATGAATATCTGAGAAAAGAACAAAGCAATCATTAAAGAAAGGAATCACAAAACAGTATATACAAAAAATCTAGTATTGATTATATGGTTAACAAATCTCAAGTCCTTTCATCTGTCTTGATCTATTTCTTTCCCAGATTCtggatttatctacctatctatttaccaataACTACTGTTTTTAGGCATTGCTAGTTTAAACACAAATGCTTGTACCTGGCTTAAAGAATAGCTCATCGTCTTGAAACAGTTTGAGCGCCTCCTCAATGGACTCAAATTTCTCCTTAATGTAATACTCCTGCAAGTCaaactcattttcctcctcttcctttttcttgctctttctcttcttgtttgctTTGCCTTTCAAGAGTTTCTCAAGCTCTGCTTTCTTTGTCTCCACGACAGATTGCGAACTCTCGCTGCTTTCGTTGCTTTCCTTCCCTTGCACTTTTGATGGTGCCTTTTCTGCCAGTGCCTTTTCCCCACTGTCGTCCTTGGCCTGCTtggtcttcccctttttctctccaacttcttcatctttcttctttgtttccccactctccccctcacccttcgaCTCCACCCCCTTCTTGCCCCCTGTGCTgtcgttcttttccttcttctccttcttgttagGGTCCTTGAGGGCGTAGTGGCGAATCCCCGACTGGTGGCTCAGGAGGTGTCGTGTTGTTATCGTTACCTGTGTTTCAAATGCTATGGATTACTCTGCCGTATTACTGCTATACGTACACTACACACTTTAGATTACGAATAATGTAATCTATAGTATGTTGTTCACAAGCTCTGAATGCatgaatttttattatataaagtgTTAAAACAATCTTAAGGTAGAAGGTAATGTAAATTGAGAAAACAATTAAATTTAATGACactggtgacaatgatgatgatgatgatgatgataatgatgatgatgatgatgatgatgatgatgatgatgatgatgatgatgatgatgatgatgatgatgatgatgatgatgataatgatgatgatgatgatgatgatgatgatgatgatgatgatgatgatgaagataacaacaataataatgataaaaaaaagaaaaggtaataaaaatgaaaataataaaataagaacaacaacaacaacaatattacatAGGAGCATATGAAATCCCCCTGACGCACCAACAATCAAAAACGCGTACCTCCTCGCCCTCAAATTTCTTAATGGGGAAACCAGGTATGTATTTCTGCACGGGAGCATCGAGGTCgagcttcccttcctcccacagcTTGGCCACTGCAGTCATTGTGAGCGACTTGCTGATACTGGCTATGCGCATCACAGTCCTTGGGGTACAGCGGACGTTGTTTTCCAAATCCGCGAACCCGAGACCTAAGGTGAGAGATGTAGgatttttaatctctttctcgttctctatagataaatacatctttatcattaatatagtttgTAGAACAGTGGCGTtgttaatgtaaatatacattttttttttttctatatctaatttcaccattttttttttcttgtcttggtttgtttgtgttgaaATGGTACTtattgtagataaaaaaaaaaacaatgtttggTAAGTTATCCTATAAAACTGGAGATATAACGATAAATTATGTCTATCATTCCGATATTAGTGATCGAGTATTCATGCTCTCGGCATACAATATTTACCTTATTCATgttatgcaaataatatatacacatgcttgtgaataaataaaaaataagatctaATAGTGAAACAGTttcataaaattattttaaaaatcagtTGATAATAAATTTCGAGATTTAGAACATTGAAAaatttaataaaagtaatgacaaagatgatagcaataatgatgataaaacaaaaataacaatagtaatagtaataatactgataataataataataaaagtaataataatgatgataatgataataataataataataataatgataacaataataacaataataataataatagtacactatcattattgttat
This genomic stretch from Penaeus chinensis breed Huanghai No. 1 chromosome 8, ASM1920278v2, whole genome shotgun sequence harbors:
- the LOC125028245 gene encoding serine beta-lactamase-like protein LACTB, mitochondrial, encoding MLCNFSRLKPVSCRALWFQQKGLGRLISSPTLYKHHQQICYKHEIAGKFLVSDNGKNYRRGREQHDSRFRHNNMVNLLASLVGTATVISIGTALCESQEEKKDILPNDDKHHPQGKDVVATELPEKSEDTSEEQRPKGNDEEQNIQATSDEVQGDRKSRIEEAVKQSRKLLKRRMIEAGAPGLTVAVSVNGETFWEDGLGFADLENNVRCTPRTVMRIASISKSLTMTAVAKLWEEGKLDLDAPVQKYIPGFPIKKFEGEEVTITTRHLLSHQSGIRHYALKDPNKKEKKEKNDSTGGKKGVESKGEGESGETKKKDEEVGEKKGKTKQAKDDSGEKALAEKAPSKVQGKESNESSESSQSVVETKKAELEKLLKGKANKKRKSKKKEEEENEFDLQEYYIKEKFESIEEALKLFQDDELFFKPGTGYLYTTHGWTVVSGVVEGAAGKPFTKVIAQLFHELGLENTYLDVYTPIIYNRSKFYTRDKHGRLQNAPYVDNSYKWAGGGFLSTVQDLNKFGNAMLYSSQHQSEEGLPGYLKWKTMKELWTPVSGPNPSSGYGLGWGAVEDSIKCAFCHESRQCASHSGGAIGASSILLILPQSGVLKEDGEGKLPKGVVVSVICNMQSVALRKVALEIAKIFEKV